Sequence from the Muntiacus reevesi chromosome 9, mMunRee1.1, whole genome shotgun sequence genome:
atagatacacatacacatatatatataaatccttaAAGCATTATGAAACATGACATGTGTGGGGGAAACAAAATTAGGATTTAATACAaatatcactttaagaatttgaGAAATTATTCTCATGTAtcctgtcttttaattttagtaaatcaGCAATCAATATattatatgaatgcatatatgtacacaaaTGTCTAATACAGATAACTAaaaccatttatttttcaatttttccagGGCCTGTTTTACATCTTTGTTCCTTAGGCTGTAAATCAGAGGATTTAACATAGGAATCACAAGAGTGTAAAACAATGAGGTCATTTTGTCTTCATCTAGAGAGTACGAAGAACTCGGCCTGAAATACATaaagagcagagttccctggaaaATTGCCACAGCAGTTAGGTGGGAAGTACAGGTGGAGAAAGCTTTGAACCTCCCTTCAGCAGAGTGGATCTTCAAGACTGATAGGATGATATAACAATAAGAGACAAGGACTCCTGAAATTGTACTCAGCTCAATGAAaccaaaaacaataaacaacacCAACTCATTGACCTGTATATCAgagcaggaaaggaggaaaagtggaggtaaatcacagaagaaatggttAATCTCATTTGACCCACAGAAGCATAAGCGGAAGGCTAATGTTGTGTGTATCAGAGCGTCTGCCATTCCCACCAGGTAAACCCCGGCCATGAGCAGGGAGCACAGCCTGCTGGACATGCTGACCGCGTAGAGCAAGGGGCTGCTGACGGCCTCgtaccggtcataggccatcactgccAGCAGGAGACACTCAGAGTCCGCAAAGATACAGAAGACCAAGAACTGCAGCGCGCAGCCACAGAAAGAGATTGACTTGTTCTTGGCAAATAGGTCCACGAGCATCTTAGGACCGATGGCTGTGGAATAGCAGAGGTCACAgaaggagaggtggctgaggaaaaagtacatgggtgtgtgcagcTGGGGGTCCATCCGAATCAGGGTTATCATTCCGAGATTTGCCAGAAGGTTGATGAGATAAACAAGGAGAAACA
This genomic interval carries:
- the LOC136174900 gene encoding olfactory receptor 5W2-like is translated as MSRENCSSFTEFIFLGITDYTKNKVILLTMFLLVYLINLLANLGMITLIRMDPQLHTPMYFFLSHLSFCDLCYSTAIGPKMLVDLFAKNKSISFCGCALQFLVFCIFADSECLLLAVMAYDRYEAVSSPLLYAVSMSSRLCSLLMAGVYLVGMADALIHTTLAFRLCFCGSNEINHFFCDLPPLFLLSCSDIQVNELVLFIVFGFIELSTISGVLVSYCYIILSVLKIHSAEGRFKAFSTCTSHLTAVAIFQGTLLFMYFRPSSSYSLDEDKMTSLFYTLVIPMLNPLIYSLRNKDVKQALEKLKNKWF